One Prunus dulcis chromosome 7, ALMONDv2, whole genome shotgun sequence DNA segment encodes these proteins:
- the LOC117634821 gene encoding mitochondrial fission 1 protein A-like, which translates to MEQMFDKFFDSIANLFGGGDSIPWCDRDVIHGCEKEVAEANKGDSDELKSESIMRLSWALVHSKQPEDVQRGIAMLEASLANTSSPLHQREKLYLLAVGYYRTAEYSNSRHLVEQCLEIAPDWRQALTLKKTVEDRIAKDGLIGIGITASAVGLIAAGIVAALVRR; encoded by the exons ATGGAACAGATGTTTGACAAATTTTTTGACTCCATCGCTAACCTTTTCGGCGGCGGAGATTCGATCCCCTGGTGCGACCGCGACGTCATCCAC GGGTGCGAGAAAGAAGTTGCAGAGGCCAACAAGGGTGACTCAGATGAGCTGAAGAGCGAAAGCATAATGAGGTTATCGTGGGCACTTGTCCACTCAAAGCAACCAGAAGATGTGCAGCGTGGAATTGCCATGCTTGAAG CTTCATTGGCCAACACTAGCTCCCCTTTGCATCAGAGAGAGAAGCTTTACCTTCTGGCTGTTGGATACTACAGAACTGCTGAATATTCAAATAGTCGGCATCTTGTGGAGCAATGCTTAGAG ATTGCTCCTGATTGGAGGCAGGCTCTGACCCTTAAGAAGACTGTTGAGGATCGAATTGCTAAAG ATGGCTTAATTGGAATAGGCATTACTGCTAGTGCTGTTGGGCTTATAGCAGCTGGGATTGTAGCAGCGTTGGTTCGCAGGTGA
- the LOC117634523 gene encoding uncharacterized protein LOC117634523 has translation MASQVGRVIHDQNLNVQSNGASVVGKADTVKTQGKGGLGGRKALGDLSNSGKPALNQVSKKQHSKNFATGASIVGKGDVLKTQMRGLGGRKPLGDISNSGKPVLSQASKKQSSKNFPVVEEATSLPKIVHDASTGKGVFKASEKVQTHSRNTLSHISNSVKPNLQKNHSMKLKVMAEEPLCPSAIAEEGFLHNHQECIKAQNKAMDLDQLLMNFSELKPESPLRCKNLEEMSEKLDSPPPVFESPKYYTPYENFDELSDKLDYPPIDYTDFPWISEDCDFKLMSPNH, from the exons atggcaTCACAAGTTGGTCGTGTGATTCACGATCAGAATCTTAATGTTCAATCTAATG GTGCTTCTGTTGTGGGAAAGGCTGATACAGTTAAAACACAAGGGAAAGGGGGCCTTGGTGGAAGGAAAGCGCTCGGTGATTTATCCAATTCTGGGAAGCCTGCACTCAATCAGGTATCGAAAAAGCAGCATTCCAAGAATTTTGCCACAGGAGCTTCTATTGTGGGAAAGGGTGAtgttttaaaaacacaaatgaGAGGGCTTGGTGGAAGGAAACCGCTTGGTGACATATCGAATTCGGGGAAGCCTGTTCTCTCCCAGGCATCAAAAAAGCAGTCTTCCAAGAATTTTCCTGTCGTTGAGGAAGCGACCAGCCTTCCTAAAATCGTTCATGATGCAAGCACTGGGAAAGGTGTTTTCAAAGCCTCAGAGAAGGTGCAGACCCATAGCAGGAATACGCTATCTCACATTTCAAACTCAGTGAAACCAAATCTGCAGAAGAACCACAGCATGAAGCTAAAGGTTATGGCAGAAGAACCTCTTTGTCCTAGTGCTATTGCAGAGGAAGGGTTCTTACACAATCATCAAGAATGCATCAAAGCACAGAACAAGGCCATGGACTTGGATCAACTTCTGATGAATTTCAGTGAACTTAAG CCGGAGAGTCCCTTGAGGTGCAAGAATTTGGAAGAGATGTCTGAAAAGCTTGACTCTCCACCTCCTGTATTTGAATCACCAAAATACTACACTCCATATGAGAATTTTGATGAGCTCTCTGACAAGCTTGACTATCCACCAATTGACTATACTGATTTCCCTTGGATTTCAGAGGACTGTGATTTCAAGTTGATGTCACCAAATCACTGA